In Oenanthe melanoleuca isolate GR-GAL-2019-014 linkage group LGE22, OMel1.0, whole genome shotgun sequence, the following proteins share a genomic window:
- the LOC130265909 gene encoding keratin, type II cytoskeletal 8-like isoform X2 — MSVSIPRQPLRSSSAVPARSFSSRSFTAGPALRMSTAPAFGPYGGLRGGSGGLGGPCWLPAAGGGITAVTINRSLLAPLDVAVDPELQELRREEKEQIKTLNDKFAAFIDKVRFLEQQNKLLETKWGLLRAELGHVRGLVEEFKAKYEEEINHRTEKENEFVLLKKDVDEAYMSKVELESRLESLTDEINFLRQLYEEELQELRAQVSDTAVVVSMDNSRQLDMAGVLADVRAQYEDIAGRSRAEAEGLYQIKYEELKTAAGKQGDDLRQTRSQIQELNRRIQRIQAEIEALKNQRSGLEAAVAEAEERGELALRDARAKLGGLEGALNQAKQDLARQLREYQELMNVKLALDIEIATYRKLLEGEESRLEAAVQNLSIHTKTSGYLGGFGGGFGSFGGPFGGAMVSSGYSVPPAPPEGPAPPKSRAIVIKKIETRDGKLVSESSDVLES; from the exons ATGTCGGTGTCCATCCCCCGGCAGCCGCTCCGGAGCAGCTCGGCCGTCCCGGCTCGCTCCTTCTCGTCGCGCTCCTTCACGGCCGGCCCGGCGCTGAGGATGAGCACGGCCCCGGCCTTCGGCCCCTAcggggggctccgggggggctccggggggctcgggggtccctgctggctcccggcggcgggcggcggcatCACGGCCGTCACCATCAACCGGAGCCTCCTGGCGCCGCTGGACGTGGCCGTGGATCccgagctgcaggagctgcgccgggaggagaaggagcagatcAAGACCCTCAACGATAAATTCGCCGCCTTCATCGacaag GTGCggttcctggagcagcagaacaaaCTCCTGGAGACCAAGTGGGGGCTCCTGCG CGCCGAGCTCGGCCACGTCCGCGGCCTCGTCGAGGAGTTCAAGGCCAA GTATGAGGAGGAGATCAACCATCGCACAGAGAAGGAGAACGAGTTTGTCCTGCTCAAAAAG GACGTGGATGAAGCCTACATGTCCAAGGTGGAGCTGGAGTCACGCCTGGAGAGCCTCACGGACGAGATCAACTTCCTGCGGCAGCTCTACGAGGAG gagctgcaggagctgcggGCGCAGGTGTCGGACACGGCCGTGGTGGTGTCCATGGACAACAGCCGGCAGCTGGACATGGCCGGGGTGCTGGCGGACGTGCGCGCGCAGTACGAGGACATCGCCGGCCGCAGCCGCGCCGAGGCCGAGGGCCTCTACCAGATCAAG TACGAGGAGCTGAAGACGgcagcagggaagcagggagacGACCTGCGCCAGACCCGCAGCCAGATCCAGGAGCTGAACCGGCGGATCCAGCGCATCCAGGCAGAGATTGAGGCTCTGAAAAATCAG CGCTCGGGGCTGGAGGCGGCCGTGGCCGAGGCCGAGGAGCGCGGGGAGCTGGCGCTGAGGGACGCCCGGGCCAAgctgggggggctggagggggcCCTGAACCAGGCCAAGCAGGACCTGGCCCGGCAGCTCCGCGAGTACCAGGAGCTCATGAACGTCAAGCTGGCCCTGGACATCGAGATCGCGACCTACAGGAAGCTGCTGGAGGGCgaggagagcag gctggaggctgctgtgcaGAACCTGAGCATCCACACCAAGACTTCGGGGTACCTGG GTGGATTCGGGGGAGGTTTTGGGAGCTTTGGGGGGCCGTTTGGGGGGGCCATGGTCAGCTCCGGGTACTCGGTGCCCCCCGCACCCCCCGAGGGCCCGGCCCCCCCCAAATCCCGCGCCATCGTCATCAAGAAGATCGAGACCCGCGACGGGAAACTCGTGTCCGAGTCCTCCGACGTGCTGGAAAGCTGA
- the LOC130265909 gene encoding keratin, type II cytoskeletal 8-like isoform X1 produces the protein MSVSIPRQPLRSSSAVPARSFSSRSFTAGPALRMSTAPAFGPYGGLRGGSGGLGGPCWLPAAGGGITAVTINRSLLAPLDVAVDPELQELRREEKEQIKTLNDKFAAFIDKVRFLEQQNKLLETKWGLLRAQPPPRSSLGGLLEGYAGTLRRQLEGLGQERQRLRAELGHVRGLVEEFKAKYEEEINHRTEKENEFVLLKKDVDEAYMSKVELESRLESLTDEINFLRQLYEEELQELRAQVSDTAVVVSMDNSRQLDMAGVLADVRAQYEDIAGRSRAEAEGLYQIKYEELKTAAGKQGDDLRQTRSQIQELNRRIQRIQAEIEALKNQRSGLEAAVAEAEERGELALRDARAKLGGLEGALNQAKQDLARQLREYQELMNVKLALDIEIATYRKLLEGEESRLEAAVQNLSIHTKTSGYLGGFGGGFGSFGGPFGGAMVSSGYSVPPAPPEGPAPPKSRAIVIKKIETRDGKLVSESSDVLES, from the exons ATGTCGGTGTCCATCCCCCGGCAGCCGCTCCGGAGCAGCTCGGCCGTCCCGGCTCGCTCCTTCTCGTCGCGCTCCTTCACGGCCGGCCCGGCGCTGAGGATGAGCACGGCCCCGGCCTTCGGCCCCTAcggggggctccgggggggctccggggggctcgggggtccctgctggctcccggcggcgggcggcggcatCACGGCCGTCACCATCAACCGGAGCCTCCTGGCGCCGCTGGACGTGGCCGTGGATCccgagctgcaggagctgcgccgggaggagaaggagcagatcAAGACCCTCAACGATAAATTCGCCGCCTTCATCGacaag GTGCggttcctggagcagcagaacaaaCTCCTGGAGACCAAGTGGGGGCTCCTGCGGGcgcagccgccgccgcgcaGCAGCCTGGGGGGGCTCCTGGAGGGCTACGCGGGGACCCTGCGGCGGCAGCTCGaggggctgggccaggagcGGCAGCGGCTGCGCGCCGAGCTCGGCCACGTCCGCGGCCTCGTCGAGGAGTTCAAGGCCAA GTATGAGGAGGAGATCAACCATCGCACAGAGAAGGAGAACGAGTTTGTCCTGCTCAAAAAG GACGTGGATGAAGCCTACATGTCCAAGGTGGAGCTGGAGTCACGCCTGGAGAGCCTCACGGACGAGATCAACTTCCTGCGGCAGCTCTACGAGGAG gagctgcaggagctgcggGCGCAGGTGTCGGACACGGCCGTGGTGGTGTCCATGGACAACAGCCGGCAGCTGGACATGGCCGGGGTGCTGGCGGACGTGCGCGCGCAGTACGAGGACATCGCCGGCCGCAGCCGCGCCGAGGCCGAGGGCCTCTACCAGATCAAG TACGAGGAGCTGAAGACGgcagcagggaagcagggagacGACCTGCGCCAGACCCGCAGCCAGATCCAGGAGCTGAACCGGCGGATCCAGCGCATCCAGGCAGAGATTGAGGCTCTGAAAAATCAG CGCTCGGGGCTGGAGGCGGCCGTGGCCGAGGCCGAGGAGCGCGGGGAGCTGGCGCTGAGGGACGCCCGGGCCAAgctgggggggctggagggggcCCTGAACCAGGCCAAGCAGGACCTGGCCCGGCAGCTCCGCGAGTACCAGGAGCTCATGAACGTCAAGCTGGCCCTGGACATCGAGATCGCGACCTACAGGAAGCTGCTGGAGGGCgaggagagcag gctggaggctgctgtgcaGAACCTGAGCATCCACACCAAGACTTCGGGGTACCTGG GTGGATTCGGGGGAGGTTTTGGGAGCTTTGGGGGGCCGTTTGGGGGGGCCATGGTCAGCTCCGGGTACTCGGTGCCCCCCGCACCCCCCGAGGGCCCGGCCCCCCCCAAATCCCGCGCCATCGTCATCAAGAAGATCGAGACCCGCGACGGGAAACTCGTGTCCGAGTCCTCCGACGTGCTGGAAAGCTGA
- the LOC130265907 gene encoding keratin, type II cytoskeletal 4-like isoform X1: MSRQSRALGKGFSSSSVCFGGKSKAALGPAQRGGCRGPAGGFSSRSLYSLGGTKSTSLGGFGGAGAACRGFGGQGGFGLGGGFGAGCFGGGLGGFGGGFDGGMGGQGFPPCPPGGIREVTINQSLLAPLNLEIDPEIQKVRTQEREEIKKLNDKFASFIDKVRFLEQQNRVLQTKWELLQQQAGPTGGRNLDPFFETYISGLRKQLDGLSSEKLQLETELKSFQDMVEDFKTKYEEEINKRTAAENEFVLLKKDVDAAYMTKVELQGKLDSLSDEINFLKCLYEAELSQMQKSVSDTSVVLSMDNNRSLDLDSIIAEVKAQYEDIAARSRAEAEAWYRCKYEELQASAGKHGDSLKDTKMEISELNRMIQRIRAEIESVKKQCEAVQTSIADAEQRGEVALKDARDKLTELETALQKAKADMARQLREYQELMNVKLALDVEIATYRTLLEGEECRMSGECQSSVSICKYQLTWCLLFLSAAVVGGGSSVGGGYGSGLCLGGGGIGFGSGKSCSTGGAGLCFSLGGGGFGAGGGFGSLGGGSSSVVVGGSGSLLKNAGPAGRRA; this comes from the exons ATGTCTCGGCAGTCCCGTGCTCTTGGCAAGGGGTTCAGCTCCAGCTCCGTGTGCTTCGGGGGCAAGAGCAAGGCGGCGCTGGGCCCGGCGCAGCGCGGGGGGTGCCGGGGCCCCGCCGGGGgcttcagcagcaggagcctctATTCCCTGGGGGGCACTAAGAGCACCTCCCTGGGAGGCTTTGGGGGGGCTGGCGCTGCCTGCAGAGGCTTTGGTGGCCAGGGAGGCTTCGGCCTGGGGGGCGGCTTTGGAGCGGGGTGCTTCGGCGGAGGCCTCGGCGGCTTCGGCGGAGGATTCGACGGCGGGATGGGGGGCCAGGGCttccccccgtgccccccggGGGGCATCAGGGAGGTGACCATCAACCAGAGCCTGCTGGCCCCCCTCAACCTGGAGATCGACCCCGAGATCCAGAAGGTTCGGACGCAGGAGCGGGAGGAGATCAAGAAACTCAACGACAAATTTGCCTCCTTCATCGACAAG GTTCggttcctggagcagcagaaccGAGTCCTGCAGACcaagtgggagctgctgcagcagcaggctggtCCAACGGGGGGCAGGAACCTGGACCCCTTCTTTGAGACCTACATCAGCGGGCTGAGGAAGCAGCTGGATGGTCTCTCCAGTGAGAAGCTCCAGCTGGAGACAGAGCTGAAGAGCTTCCAGGACATGGTGGAAGACTTCAAGACAAA GTACGAGGAGGAGATAAACAAAAGGACAGCAGCTGAGAATGAATTTGTGCTCCTCAAGAAG gacGTGGATGCAGCCTACATGACCAAGGTGGAACTCCAGGGAAAGCTGGATTCTCTGTCAGATGAGATCAACTTCCTCAAGTGTCTTTACGAGGCA gagctgtcccagatGCAGAAGAGCGTGTCGGACACGTCGGTGGTGCTGTCCATGGACAACAACCGGAGCCTGGACCTGGACAGCATCATCGCCGAGGTGAAGGCGCAGTACGAGGACATCGCCGCCCGCAGCCGCGCCGAGGCCGAGGCCTGGTACCGCTGCAAG TACGAGGAGCTGCAGGCAAGCGCGGGCAAGCACGGGGACAGCCTCAAGGACACCAAGATGGAGATCTCGGAGCTCAACCGCATGATCCAGAGGATACGGGCTGAGATCGAGAGCGTGAAGAAGCAG tgtgAGGCTGTTCAGACGTCGATTGCGGACGCGGAGCAGCGCGGGGAGGTGGCTCTCAAGGACGCCAGGGACAAGCTGACCGAGCTGGAGACAGCCCTGCAAAAAGCCAAGGCTGACATGGCCCGGCAGCTCCGGGAATACCAGGAGCTCATGAACGTCAAGTTAGCCCTGGATGTGGAGATTGCAACCTACAGGACGCTGCTGGAGGGCGAGGAGTGCAG GATGTCTGGGGAGTGCCAGAGCTCTGTCAGCATCTGTAAGTACC AGCTAACCTGGTGCCTTTTGTTCCTCTCTGCAGCCGTGGTGGGCGGCGGCAGCTCCGTGGGAGGTGGATACGGCAGCGGACTGTGccttggaggaggaggaatcgGCTTTGGGAGcgggaaaagctgcagcacgggcggtgctgggctgtgcttcaGCCTGGGAGGGGGCGGCTTTGGTGCCGGGGGTGGATTTGGCTCCCTGGGTGGGGGATCGAGCTCGGTGGTGGTGGGGGGGTCTGGCAGCCTCCTGAAGAACGCTGGCCCCGCTGGCAGGAGGGCGTAG
- the KRT18 gene encoding keratin, type I cytoskeletal 18 — protein sequence MSFSRRTVYSSSVRSGGIGTLGTPGIVPGRRFAPLGSAASVYAGAGGAGSRISVTRTLSSAGGAFGAGYGAGYGAGLGGSVLLGGSGAVANEKEAMQDLNDRLATYLEQVRSLERENRRLETQIREFMARKGPSAHDWSPQWELIEELRDKILESTVENARTVLQIDNARLAADDFRVKFEAELAIRLSVDGDIAGLRKVLDDTNMARLQLEGDIEALREELILLRKDHDQEVQELRAQVSQSALTVEVDAPRSQDLGKVLGELRAQYDALAQKNLEDLEKQWGQQITETTLEVTQSTKDLDTARGTVGALRRSLQTLEIDLEALRNQNAGLEAALAEAEARAGAHLAQVQLQVSAAEAELRDVRAQLQRQNEQHRELLGLKDRLEAEIATYRELLEGGDGFSLRDALDKETTATPAGTGTTHRVVTETREVKVRTY from the exons ATGAGCTTCTCCCGCCGCACCGTCTATTCCAGCTCCGTCCGCTCCGGCGGGATCGGGACCCTCGGGACCCCCGGGATCGTCCCCGGCCGCCGCTTCGCCCCGCTGGGCAGCGCCGCCAGCGTGTAcgcgggggcggggggcgcggggtCCCGCATCTCCGTCACCCGCACCCTGAGCAGCGCCGGGGGCGCCTTTGGGGCCGGTTATGGGGCCGGTTATGGGGCCGGCCTGGGGGGCAGCGTCTTGCTGGGGGGCTCCGGGGCCGTGGCCAACGAGAAGGAGGCGATGCAGGACCTCAACGACCGCCTGGCCACGTACCTGGAGCAGGTGCGGAGCCTGGAGCGGGAGAACCGGCGCCTGGAGACCCAAATCCGAGAGTTTATGGCCCGAAAGGGGCCCAGCGCCCACGACTGGAGCCCCCAGTGGGAGCTGATCGAGGAGCTGCGGGACAAG ATCCTGGAGAGCACGGTGGAGAACGCACGGACGGTGCTGCAGATTGACAACGCACGGCTGGCGGCCGATGACTTCCGAGTCAA GTTCGAGGCAGAGCTGGCCATCCGGCTCTCGGTGGACGGCGACATCGCGGGGCTGCGCAAGGTCCTGGACGACACCAACATGGCGcggctgcagctggagggggaCATCGAGGCCCTGCGCgaggagctgatcctgctgcGCAAGGACCACGACCAG gaagtgcaggagctgcGGGCGCAGGTCTCGCAGTCGGCGCTGACGGTGGAGGTGGATGCCCCGCGGTCACAGGACTTGGGGAAGGTCCTGGGAGAGCTGCGGGCTCAGTACGACGCCCTGGCCCAGAAAAACCTGGAGGACTTGGAGAAGCAGTGGGGGCAGCAG aTCACGGAGACCACCCTGGAGGTGACGCAGAGCACCAAGGACCTGGACACGGCGCGCGGCACCGTCGGGGCGCTGCGGCGCTCGCTGCAGACCCTCGAGATTGACCTCGAGGCCCTGCGCAACCAG AATGCGGGTCTGGAAGCGGCGCTGGCCGAGGCCGAGGCGCGGGCCGGGGCTCACCTGGCgcaggtgcagctgcaggtgagcgCGGCCGAGGCGGAGCTGCGGGACGTGCGGGCGCAGCTCCAGCGGCAGAACGAGCAGCACCGGGAGCTGCTCGGCCTCAAGGACCGGCTCGAGGCCGAGATCGCGACATAtcgggagctgctggagggcgGCGACGGCTTCAG CCTGAGGGATGCCCTGGACAAGGAGACCACGGCCACCCCGGCAGGGACCGGCACCACCCACCGCGTGGTCACCGAGACCAGGGAGGTGAAGGTCCGCACGTACTGA
- the LOC130265907 gene encoding keratin, type II cytoskeletal 4-like isoform X2 produces MSRQSRALGKGFSSSSVCFGGKSKAALGPAQRGGCRGPAGGFSSRSLYSLGGTKSTSLGGFGGAGAACRGFGGQGGFGLGGGFGAGCFGGGLGGFGGGFDGGMGGQGFPPCPPGGIREVTINQSLLAPLNLEIDPEIQKVRTQEREEIKKLNDKFASFIDKVRFLEQQNRVLQTKWELLQQQAGPTGGRNLDPFFETYISGLRKQLDGLSSEKLQLETELKSFQDMVEDFKTKYEEEINKRTAAENEFVLLKKDVDAAYMTKVELQGKLDSLSDEINFLKCLYEAELSQMQKSVSDTSVVLSMDNNRSLDLDSIIAEVKAQYEDIAARSRAEAEAWYRCKYEELQASAGKHGDSLKDTKMEISELNRMIQRIRAEIESVKKQCEAVQTSIADAEQRGEVALKDARDKLTELETALQKAKADMARQLREYQELMNVKLALDVEIATYRTLLEGEECRMSGECQSSVSISVVGGGSSVGGGYGSGLCLGGGGIGFGSGKSCSTGGAGLCFSLGGGGFGAGGGFGSLGGGSSSVVVGGSGSLLKNAGPAGRRA; encoded by the exons ATGTCTCGGCAGTCCCGTGCTCTTGGCAAGGGGTTCAGCTCCAGCTCCGTGTGCTTCGGGGGCAAGAGCAAGGCGGCGCTGGGCCCGGCGCAGCGCGGGGGGTGCCGGGGCCCCGCCGGGGgcttcagcagcaggagcctctATTCCCTGGGGGGCACTAAGAGCACCTCCCTGGGAGGCTTTGGGGGGGCTGGCGCTGCCTGCAGAGGCTTTGGTGGCCAGGGAGGCTTCGGCCTGGGGGGCGGCTTTGGAGCGGGGTGCTTCGGCGGAGGCCTCGGCGGCTTCGGCGGAGGATTCGACGGCGGGATGGGGGGCCAGGGCttccccccgtgccccccggGGGGCATCAGGGAGGTGACCATCAACCAGAGCCTGCTGGCCCCCCTCAACCTGGAGATCGACCCCGAGATCCAGAAGGTTCGGACGCAGGAGCGGGAGGAGATCAAGAAACTCAACGACAAATTTGCCTCCTTCATCGACAAG GTTCggttcctggagcagcagaaccGAGTCCTGCAGACcaagtgggagctgctgcagcagcaggctggtCCAACGGGGGGCAGGAACCTGGACCCCTTCTTTGAGACCTACATCAGCGGGCTGAGGAAGCAGCTGGATGGTCTCTCCAGTGAGAAGCTCCAGCTGGAGACAGAGCTGAAGAGCTTCCAGGACATGGTGGAAGACTTCAAGACAAA GTACGAGGAGGAGATAAACAAAAGGACAGCAGCTGAGAATGAATTTGTGCTCCTCAAGAAG gacGTGGATGCAGCCTACATGACCAAGGTGGAACTCCAGGGAAAGCTGGATTCTCTGTCAGATGAGATCAACTTCCTCAAGTGTCTTTACGAGGCA gagctgtcccagatGCAGAAGAGCGTGTCGGACACGTCGGTGGTGCTGTCCATGGACAACAACCGGAGCCTGGACCTGGACAGCATCATCGCCGAGGTGAAGGCGCAGTACGAGGACATCGCCGCCCGCAGCCGCGCCGAGGCCGAGGCCTGGTACCGCTGCAAG TACGAGGAGCTGCAGGCAAGCGCGGGCAAGCACGGGGACAGCCTCAAGGACACCAAGATGGAGATCTCGGAGCTCAACCGCATGATCCAGAGGATACGGGCTGAGATCGAGAGCGTGAAGAAGCAG tgtgAGGCTGTTCAGACGTCGATTGCGGACGCGGAGCAGCGCGGGGAGGTGGCTCTCAAGGACGCCAGGGACAAGCTGACCGAGCTGGAGACAGCCCTGCAAAAAGCCAAGGCTGACATGGCCCGGCAGCTCCGGGAATACCAGGAGCTCATGAACGTCAAGTTAGCCCTGGATGTGGAGATTGCAACCTACAGGACGCTGCTGGAGGGCGAGGAGTGCAG GATGTCTGGGGAGTGCCAGAGCTCTGTCAGCATCT CCGTGGTGGGCGGCGGCAGCTCCGTGGGAGGTGGATACGGCAGCGGACTGTGccttggaggaggaggaatcgGCTTTGGGAGcgggaaaagctgcagcacgggcggtgctgggctgtgcttcaGCCTGGGAGGGGGCGGCTTTGGTGCCGGGGGTGGATTTGGCTCCCTGGGTGGGGGATCGAGCTCGGTGGTGGTGGGGGGGTCTGGCAGCCTCCTGAAGAACGCTGGCCCCGCTGGCAGGAGGGCGTAG